A stretch of DNA from Coriobacteriia bacterium:
CCTTCACGGACGCCGGAAGGCGGTGGGACGACCCACACGCGCAGCCCCTCGGGGAGCTCGAAGGGAAGGCCGGTGAGCGGAAGGACCGAGACCTCCCCCTTCAGGCCGTGGGCCTTGACGATCCGCCCTATCGGGACGAAGCGGTCCTGATCCATCAGCCGAGGACCTCGACGTCCACCTGCTCCCCGTGGACGGAGGCCGCCGCACGGGCGAGCACGCGGATCGCCTTGATGATGCGCCCCTGGCGGCCGATGACCTTGCCCACGTCGTCGTCGGCGACCGTCACCTCGAAGAGGGTCTCGCCGTCACGTGGCGACCTGCTCT
This window harbors:
- a CDS encoding KH domain-containing protein, translated to MAGADVERLVRYVVGSLVDDVDAVRVESRSPRDGETLFEVTVADDDVGKVIGRQGRIIKAIRVLARAAASVHGEQVDVEVLG